In one Diprion similis isolate iyDipSimi1 chromosome 6, iyDipSimi1.1, whole genome shotgun sequence genomic region, the following are encoded:
- the LOC124406454 gene encoding F-box only protein 28 isoform X1, giving the protein MELLVPDELCSSTIETMVSTRQMSSVGSGNGGSAVGDGIGDVGIPRKSQVQTQSGQSSTAQVAESTPPLNTHLLDLPVEIQEKILGYLDFNTIAHLRPVCHQMDRVCGSILSSTFQRLQTQMLCRFQAIKAQMPRRESARRNHPLACESDIIETLHMRLTLLQMSFGKHIERKHCCFFPGEILDEVYRILHYIRVTPKLARPYKVTDELFDLSTMAMEYFKERLEPTLPEIPYFGTDFLDLAGTFSSPSNVSKPFMCLDSAPLSTGGGKGGGSSGGEGSPPHSSDDPGLLESNVAPPQSNMVLRKRIRKIKQGMKRYNSQLTLMRRDLRGCKAKIAEQQKQILEYASRLDDNDKKNEETSRKFSTLLQDHHLCHVNILQELNKCKTELQYWRSKSPAIPACVGCGQSMPMPTEDLQALANQGVLPEALGETLDFVPITEARSPCTEMMPILLSHPAPVEMAPPKAPAPSSLTKRKSSADDMPSDACKKPRRSSKSRQAKRSKI; this is encoded by the exons ATGGAACTTCTA GTACCTGACGAATTGTGCAGTTCCACAATAGAAACAATGGTCTCCACACGTCAGATGAGCAGTGTGGGAAGTGGTAATGGTGGAAGTGCGGTCGGTGATGGCATTGGGGATGTTGGCATACCTCGCAAGAGTCAAGTGCAAACGCAGTCGGGACAGTCATCTACAGCTCAAGTTGCAGAAAGCACGCCTCCTCTGAACACTCATCTCTTGGATCTGCCTGTTGAGATTCAGGAGAAAATacttggctatcttgacttCAATACCATTGCCCACTTGCGTCCC gtGTGCCATCAGATGGATCGAGTGTGCGGGTCTATTCTCAGCTCAACTTTTCAACGTCTCCAAACACAAATGCTCTGCCGTTTTCAGGCAATTAAAGCACAAATGCCAAGACGGGAATCCGCTCGACGAAATCATCCATTGGCTTGCGAATCTGATATTATAGAGACCTTGCATATGCGACTTACTCTCCTACAGATGAGCTTTGGAAAGCACATAGAACGCAAACATTGTTGTTTCTTTCCAGGAGAG ATTTTGGATGAGGTGTATCGTATTTTACATTACATACGAGTTACTCCAAAGCTGGCTCGGCCTTACAAAGTGACTGATGAATTGTTTGACCTTAGTACAATGGCAATGGAGTACTTCAAAGAGCGCTTAGAACCCACTCTCCCTGAAATACCGTACTTTGGAACTGATTTTCTTGATCTCGCAGGCACCTTTTCCT CTCCTAGTAATGTAAGCAAACCATTTATGTGCCTGGATTCTGCACCTTTGAGTACCGGAGGAGGCAAAGGTGGTGGAAGTAGTGGGGGCGAAGGCTCGCCGCCCCATTCTTCTGATGATCCTGGTTTGTTGGAGTCCAACGTCGCGCCTCCGCAATCTAATATGGTCTTGCGCAAACgcataagaaaaattaaacaggGAATGAAGCGATACAACAGCCAATTGACATTGATGCGCAGAGATTTGCGTGGCTGCAAAGCGAAGATAGCTGAGcagcaaaaacaaattttagaatATGCTAGCCGActtgatgataatgataagaaGAATGAAGAGACTTCACGGAAGTTTAGCACTCTTCTACAG GATCATCATCTCTGTCACGTGAATATTCTACAGGAACTAAACAAGTGCAAAACAGAGCTACAATATTGGCGTTCTAAATCACCGGCTATTCCGGCTTGTGTTGGATGCGGACAATCGATGCCGATGCCGACGGAGGATCTGCAGGCTCTGGCAAACCAAGGTGTCTTGCCAGAAGCATTgggagaaaccctagattttGTTCCAATAACAGAGGCTCGTAGCCCCTGCACAGAAATGATGCCGATTCTTCTGAGTCATCCAGCACCTGTGGAAATGGCACCACCAAAAGCACCAGCACCATCTAGCTTGACTAAACGAAAATCTTCTGCTGATGATATGCCAAGTGATGCATGTAAGAAGCCGCGAcgttcgtcaaaatctcgTCAGGCTAAACGCTCAAAAATCTAA
- the LOC124406454 gene encoding F-box only protein 28 isoform X3: MVSTRQMSSVGSGNGGSAVGDGIGDVGIPRKSQVQTQSGQSSTAQVAESTPPLNTHLLDLPVEIQEKILGYLDFNTIAHLRPVCHQMDRVCGSILSSTFQRLQTQMLCRFQAIKAQMPRRESARRNHPLACESDIIETLHMRLTLLQMSFGKHIERKHCCFFPGEILDEVYRILHYIRVTPKLARPYKVTDELFDLSTMAMEYFKERLEPTLPEIPYFGTDFLDLAGTFSSPSNVSKPFMCLDSAPLSTGGGKGGGSSGGEGSPPHSSDDPGLLESNVAPPQSNMVLRKRIRKIKQGMKRYNSQLTLMRRDLRGCKAKIAEQQKQILEYASRLDDNDKKNEETSRKFSTLLQDHHLCHVNILQELNKCKTELQYWRSKSPAIPACVGCGQSMPMPTEDLQALANQGVLPEALGETLDFVPITEARSPCTEMMPILLSHPAPVEMAPPKAPAPSSLTKRKSSADDMPSDACKKPRRSSKSRQAKRSKI; the protein is encoded by the exons ATGGTCTCCACACGTCAGATGAGCAGTGTGGGAAGTGGTAATGGTGGAAGTGCGGTCGGTGATGGCATTGGGGATGTTGGCATACCTCGCAAGAGTCAAGTGCAAACGCAGTCGGGACAGTCATCTACAGCTCAAGTTGCAGAAAGCACGCCTCCTCTGAACACTCATCTCTTGGATCTGCCTGTTGAGATTCAGGAGAAAATacttggctatcttgacttCAATACCATTGCCCACTTGCGTCCC gtGTGCCATCAGATGGATCGAGTGTGCGGGTCTATTCTCAGCTCAACTTTTCAACGTCTCCAAACACAAATGCTCTGCCGTTTTCAGGCAATTAAAGCACAAATGCCAAGACGGGAATCCGCTCGACGAAATCATCCATTGGCTTGCGAATCTGATATTATAGAGACCTTGCATATGCGACTTACTCTCCTACAGATGAGCTTTGGAAAGCACATAGAACGCAAACATTGTTGTTTCTTTCCAGGAGAG ATTTTGGATGAGGTGTATCGTATTTTACATTACATACGAGTTACTCCAAAGCTGGCTCGGCCTTACAAAGTGACTGATGAATTGTTTGACCTTAGTACAATGGCAATGGAGTACTTCAAAGAGCGCTTAGAACCCACTCTCCCTGAAATACCGTACTTTGGAACTGATTTTCTTGATCTCGCAGGCACCTTTTCCT CTCCTAGTAATGTAAGCAAACCATTTATGTGCCTGGATTCTGCACCTTTGAGTACCGGAGGAGGCAAAGGTGGTGGAAGTAGTGGGGGCGAAGGCTCGCCGCCCCATTCTTCTGATGATCCTGGTTTGTTGGAGTCCAACGTCGCGCCTCCGCAATCTAATATGGTCTTGCGCAAACgcataagaaaaattaaacaggGAATGAAGCGATACAACAGCCAATTGACATTGATGCGCAGAGATTTGCGTGGCTGCAAAGCGAAGATAGCTGAGcagcaaaaacaaattttagaatATGCTAGCCGActtgatgataatgataagaaGAATGAAGAGACTTCACGGAAGTTTAGCACTCTTCTACAG GATCATCATCTCTGTCACGTGAATATTCTACAGGAACTAAACAAGTGCAAAACAGAGCTACAATATTGGCGTTCTAAATCACCGGCTATTCCGGCTTGTGTTGGATGCGGACAATCGATGCCGATGCCGACGGAGGATCTGCAGGCTCTGGCAAACCAAGGTGTCTTGCCAGAAGCATTgggagaaaccctagattttGTTCCAATAACAGAGGCTCGTAGCCCCTGCACAGAAATGATGCCGATTCTTCTGAGTCATCCAGCACCTGTGGAAATGGCACCACCAAAAGCACCAGCACCATCTAGCTTGACTAAACGAAAATCTTCTGCTGATGATATGCCAAGTGATGCATGTAAGAAGCCGCGAcgttcgtcaaaatctcgTCAGGCTAAACGCTCAAAAATCTAA
- the LOC124406454 gene encoding F-box only protein 28 isoform X2, whose amino-acid sequence MELLVPDELCSSTIETMVSTRQMSSVGSGNGGSAVGDGIGDVGIPRKSQVQTQSGQSSTAQVAESTPPLNTHLLDLPVEIQEKILGYLDFNTIAHLRPVCHQMDRVCGSILSSTFQRLQTQMLCRFQAIKAQMPRRESARRNHPLACESDIIETLHMRLTLLQMSFGKHIERKHCCFFPGEILDEVYRILHYIRVTPKLARPYKVTDELFDLSTMAMEYFKERLEPTLPEIPYFGTDFLDLAGTFSSPSNVSKPFMCLDSAPLSTGGGKGGGSSGGEGSPPHSSDDPGLLESNVAPPQSNMVLRKRIRKIKQGMKRYNSQLTLMRRDLRGCKAKIAEQQKQILEYASRLDDNDKKNEETSRKFSTLLQELNKCKTELQYWRSKSPAIPACVGCGQSMPMPTEDLQALANQGVLPEALGETLDFVPITEARSPCTEMMPILLSHPAPVEMAPPKAPAPSSLTKRKSSADDMPSDACKKPRRSSKSRQAKRSKI is encoded by the exons ATGGAACTTCTA GTACCTGACGAATTGTGCAGTTCCACAATAGAAACAATGGTCTCCACACGTCAGATGAGCAGTGTGGGAAGTGGTAATGGTGGAAGTGCGGTCGGTGATGGCATTGGGGATGTTGGCATACCTCGCAAGAGTCAAGTGCAAACGCAGTCGGGACAGTCATCTACAGCTCAAGTTGCAGAAAGCACGCCTCCTCTGAACACTCATCTCTTGGATCTGCCTGTTGAGATTCAGGAGAAAATacttggctatcttgacttCAATACCATTGCCCACTTGCGTCCC gtGTGCCATCAGATGGATCGAGTGTGCGGGTCTATTCTCAGCTCAACTTTTCAACGTCTCCAAACACAAATGCTCTGCCGTTTTCAGGCAATTAAAGCACAAATGCCAAGACGGGAATCCGCTCGACGAAATCATCCATTGGCTTGCGAATCTGATATTATAGAGACCTTGCATATGCGACTTACTCTCCTACAGATGAGCTTTGGAAAGCACATAGAACGCAAACATTGTTGTTTCTTTCCAGGAGAG ATTTTGGATGAGGTGTATCGTATTTTACATTACATACGAGTTACTCCAAAGCTGGCTCGGCCTTACAAAGTGACTGATGAATTGTTTGACCTTAGTACAATGGCAATGGAGTACTTCAAAGAGCGCTTAGAACCCACTCTCCCTGAAATACCGTACTTTGGAACTGATTTTCTTGATCTCGCAGGCACCTTTTCCT CTCCTAGTAATGTAAGCAAACCATTTATGTGCCTGGATTCTGCACCTTTGAGTACCGGAGGAGGCAAAGGTGGTGGAAGTAGTGGGGGCGAAGGCTCGCCGCCCCATTCTTCTGATGATCCTGGTTTGTTGGAGTCCAACGTCGCGCCTCCGCAATCTAATATGGTCTTGCGCAAACgcataagaaaaattaaacaggGAATGAAGCGATACAACAGCCAATTGACATTGATGCGCAGAGATTTGCGTGGCTGCAAAGCGAAGATAGCTGAGcagcaaaaacaaattttagaatATGCTAGCCGActtgatgataatgataagaaGAATGAAGAGACTTCACGGAAGTTTAGCACTCTTCTACAG GAACTAAACAAGTGCAAAACAGAGCTACAATATTGGCGTTCTAAATCACCGGCTATTCCGGCTTGTGTTGGATGCGGACAATCGATGCCGATGCCGACGGAGGATCTGCAGGCTCTGGCAAACCAAGGTGTCTTGCCAGAAGCATTgggagaaaccctagattttGTTCCAATAACAGAGGCTCGTAGCCCCTGCACAGAAATGATGCCGATTCTTCTGAGTCATCCAGCACCTGTGGAAATGGCACCACCAAAAGCACCAGCACCATCTAGCTTGACTAAACGAAAATCTTCTGCTGATGATATGCCAAGTGATGCATGTAAGAAGCCGCGAcgttcgtcaaaatctcgTCAGGCTAAACGCTCAAAAATCTAA
- the LOC124406863 gene encoding carbonic anhydrase 2-like, which yields MKSLVFLNFFTIYSTALAQEFSYNGLLGPEYWGNKYQTCVGKHQSPINIVEHYVEKVTLPPLSFSGFNIPRKATLTNNGHTVILKTIGIDVPLITGGPLGDEIYAFEQLHFHWGENDKEGSEDRINNRSFAMELHAVFYKSLYGSYKAATNFPDGLTVLAYFVTVAESFDLTYNPLVETLPLIEDIGAEAVLRDNLILESILKTNQPSMQNYFTYNGSLTTPPCSEVVTWIDFKTPHMLSHEQIAAFRRIRSAEGERVTHNFRPVQPLADRIVFENIPEMSHHHSHGIPNHRNHHYSQQDSGQLANRASLSIIVIISLETILRR from the exons ATGAAGAGTTTggtgtttttgaatttcttcacaatTT attCTACCGCCCTGGCTCAGGAATTTTCATACAACGGGCTTCTTG GTCCTGAGTACTGGGGCAACAAGTATCAAACGTGCGTAGGAAAGCACCAGTCCCCGATTAACATCGTGGAGCATTATGTCGAGAAGGTCACACTTCCACCATTGTCGTTTTCTGGTTTCAACATACCCAGGAAAGCCACGCTAACGAACAATGGCCACACAG TAATCTTAAAGACAATCGGAATTGACGTTCCTCTTATAACCGGTGGACCTCTCGGAGATGAAATCTACGCGTTTGAACAGCTTCATTTTCACTGGGGAGAGAACGACAAAGAAGGTTCAGAAGATAGGATAAACAATAGATCCTTCGCTATGGAACTTCATGCCgtattttataaatcattATACGGATCGTATAAAGCAGCAACCAATTTTCCGGACGGACTCACAGTATTGGCGTATTTCGTGACG GTTGCCGAATCGTTCGATCTTACCTACAACCCTTTGGTCGAAACGTTGCCACTCATCGAGGACATTGGCGCAGAAGCTGTGCTGAGAGATAATCTCATCCTCGAATCTATCCTGAAAACGAATCAGCCTTCGatgcaaaattatttcacttacaATGGTTCGTTGACGACACCACCTTGCTCCGAAGTGGTCACGTGGATAGATTTTAAAACGCCCCATATGCTGTCCCACGAACAG ATCGCGGCTTTCCGTCGAATTCGTAGCGCAGAAGGGGAAAGAGTGACACATAACTTCCGGCCCGTACAACCTCTCGCCGACAGGATAGTCTTTGAGAATATTCCCGAGATGAGCCATCACCACAGCCACGGGATTCCTAACCATCGCAATCATCATTATTCGCAACAGGATTCAGGACAACTTGCGAACAGAGCTTCCCTTTCGATTATagttattatttcattagaGACTATTTTACGTCGGTAA
- the LOC124406864 gene encoding coiled-coil domain-containing protein 12 produces MADDKVGSLEDEALKRKERLQALKRKITDENKEQGTSEGTTLPKPKFRSYKPQDDSLKDQVLDEAKPGDVESEVKDQLSAANSKVVIEELDISSLAPRKPDWDLKRDVAKKLEKLERRTQKAIAELIRERLKQGQENLASIVNMAPINSSKLIAKAKPNEEE; encoded by the exons ATGGCGGATGACAAGGTGGGTTCGCTCGAAGACGAGGCACTCAAGAGAAAAGAGCGTCTGCAAGcattaaagagaaaaataactgaCGAAAACAAAGAGCAGGGAACATCAGAGGGTACGACTCTGCCCAA ACCTAAATTTCGCAGCTACAAACCTCAAGATGATAGCTTGAAAGACCAAGTATTGGACGAAGCTAAGCCCGGAGATGTTGAGAGCGAAGTGAAGGATCAACTGAGTGCTGCTAATTCAAAAGTTGTGATTGAGGAACTT GATATAAGCAGTCTAGCGCCACGGAAACCGGACTGGGATTTGAAAAGAGATGTTgctaaaaaacttgaaaagctTGAAAGACGGACTCAGAAAGCTATAGCTGAATTGATACGTGAGCGTTTGAAGCAGGGTCAAGAAAATCTTGCGTCTATAGTCAATATGGCACCGATCAACTCTTCCAAACTAATTGCAAAGGCTAAACCCAACGAAGAAGAATAG
- the LOC124407078 gene encoding putative uncharacterized protein DDB_G0271606, whose amino-acid sequence MHLQLSIIFLAVVATIVVATEGEVPIANDDGRGPPVKLDKNLRRALLKALADLEAESAEQKKNNEDVTEDFFDEGTPAASIVTTIPQIPQGESNKNYSSSQKSTISFNGFLGEGEFPNEEKLQNSTFVEVDKYTFSSPTKQNEISTTHQELKSPKVHDLVSAEKSSVLHLKNPLLIHDDIDKDQGTRSIKNSAFSVNSVQSVSSKPTTQLAESLSRSASNNIAAAENSLVAPRPTASSLTSKSKLKNSSSSSDPTKNGNSVEKLDDNQEVKIFQAPLVAAFTVQQDERGIPKSVVPIYRASGDGQALTLQEQLEFKQQQLEKQLAELQRQQVQQTQFLARQQQLYEEQLRFKQQQQIFLREQARLKQLEEQRIYQQQIQQQQHQQRLQQANFDQNSLLNLQSGFDKSGIQLEPSVSLQLPSLANPPSFQSNYQEQRRLQQLQQQQQQQERQRLQQQQQQQQQQQLQQQLQQQQILQQSFGAFPVNEFQTTAVPVPRFNRQELFGSTGNFGFNDNNNINNFNARGNFGSNQFNAPSINSQNFGFNGFNRFRETRPQTPARQIQHLLYQSGVASDLGKTRGSGSAEDLNIVSKVLALNVGALPSNSIQFGASKRVSNIATPPNDA is encoded by the exons ATGCATTTG CAATTATCGATAATCTTCTTGGCAGTAGTGGCTACCATCGTAGTAGCTACGGAAGGTGAAGTTCCAATTGCGAATGATGATGGAAGAGGGCCGCCGGTCAAACTTGATAAAAATCTTCGCCGGGCACTTTTGAAGGCACTTGCTGATCTTGAGGCTGAGTCtgctgaacaaaaaaaaaataatgaagatgTGACTGAGGATTTCTTTGACGAAGGGACACCAGCGGCAAGTATCGTGACTACGATACCTCAGATACCGCAAGGTGAATCGAACAAGAATTATTCAAGCAGTCAGAAGTCGACAATTTCCTTCAATGGTTTCCTAGGGGAAGGAGAATTTCCGAATGAAGAAAAACTCCAGAACTCGACCTTCGTCGAAGTCGACAAGTACACTTTTTCATCACCTacgaaacaaaatgaaatctCCACCACTCACCAAGAACTGAAGTCACCAAAGGTCCATGATCTCGTTTCTGCTGAGAAATCGTCTGTTCTCCACTTGAAAAATCCCCTACTCATCCACGACGATATTGACAAGGATCAAGGTACAAGAAGCATCAAGAACTCTGCCTTTTCGGTGAACAGTGTACAGAGCGTATCTTCGAAGCCGACAACCCAGCTAGCAGAGAGCTTGAGCCGTAGCGCATCGAATAACATTGCTGCTGCAGAGAATTCCTTGGTAGCTCCAAGACCAACAGCATCCAGTTTGACATCCAAatccaaattgaaaaatagttcTTCGTCCAGCGATCCAACCAAAAATGGTAACTCGGTGGAGAAACTTGACGACAATCAGGAAGTCAAGATATTCCAAGCTCCATTAGTTGCTGCGTTTACAGTCCAGCAAGACGAACGTGGAATTCCCAAGAGTGTCGTTCCCATCTACAGAGCCAGTGGCGACGGCCAAGCTTTGACACTGCAAGAACAACTCGAGTTCAAACAACAGCAGCTGGAAAAGCAACTTGCCGAGCTTCAGAGGCAACAAGTTCAACAAACTCAATTTTTGGCCAGACAACAACAGCTTTACGAGGAACAATTGCGGTTcaagcagcaacagcagatATTCCTCCGGGAACAGGCCAGACTCAAACAGCTTGAAGAACAGAGGATCTATCAACAGCAAatacaacaacagcaacatcAGCAACGGCTACAACAGGCTAATTTCGATCAAAACAGTCTACTCAATCTACAATCTGGTTTTGATAAGTCCGGTATTCAATTGGAACCAAGCGTCTCACTGCAACTCCCGAGTCTGGCTAATCCGCCTTCATTCCAGAGCAACTATCAGGAGCAACGCCGTCTTCAACAGctacagcaacagcagcagcagcaggaacGTCAACGCctacagcagcaacaacagcaacagcaacaacaacagctgCAACAGCAACTGCAACAACAGCAGATATTACAGCAGAGCTTCGGAGCTTTTCCAGTGAATGAATTCCAGACTACTGCTGTTCCCGTTCCAAGGTTCAACAGACAAGAACTCTTTGGTTCGACCGGCAACTTTGGCttcaacgacaacaacaacatcaacaacTTCAACGCCAGAGGCAACTTTGGAAGTAACCAATTTAACGCCCCATCTATAAACAGTCAGAACTTTGGTTTCAACGGGTTCAATCGATTCAGGGAAACTAGACCGCAAACTCCGGCGAGACAAATTCAACATCTCCTTTATCAGTCTGGAGTGGCATCCGACTTGGGTAAGACTCGAGGATCTGGGAGTGCCGAAGACTTGAATATCGTCTCTAAAGTTCTTGCACTAAACGTAGGAGCTCTTCCATCAAACAGCATTCAATTTGGTGCGTCTAAACGAGTGTCTAATATCGCGACGCCACCAAACGATGCGTGA